The genomic window AGTGGGGCCATGACTTCAGACCCGACTACAGGCTTTTAGGTGAAAGGCTTCCTCTTTTTATGCCTGCCCCTGTTATTGCCATGACTGCAACCGCTACGCCAAGGGTCCAGGAGGACATTGTAAGGCAGCTTAATATCCCTGATGCCCGAATGCACATACACGGCTTCAGGCGTACAAATATCGCTATAGAGGTTATTGAGATAGCCCCTTCTGAAAGGGCAAGGAAGGTCAGGAATATACTCCTTGATAAAGCTGCATTGCCCGCCATTGTGTATGCGCCGACACGCCAGAAGGCGGAGGACCTTGCGGAGGATCTAAGGGATATGCTTAAGGTGGAGCCATACCATGCAGGCATGGCCGCTGAAAAAAGGGACAGGGTGCAGACCGGCTTTCTATCAGGTGAGCTGGATGTAATTGTAGCCACCATTGCATTCGGTATGGGTATAGATAAACCCGATATCCGCACTGTAATACATACTGCCTTGCCCGGCACCCTTGAGGGATATTACCAGGAGATAGGCAGGGCAGGGAGGGACAATAAACCATCAAGGGCCATACTTTTACAGTCATACGCGGACAGACATATACACATCTTCTTTCATGAGAAGAGTTATCCGATGGAGGGGGTGCTCAATAGGGTATTTAAGAAGCTTACAAATGAGAGAGTCCCCCTTGAAAGGCTGCGCAAGGAGCTGGATATGGAAGAGGAGGAGTTTGACAGCGCAGTGGAAAAACTCTGGGTTCACGGTGGCGCGAAGGTCACTGCCGGTGACATAATAGAAAAGGGCAAGGCAGGGTGGAATGTCTCATATATGAGGCAAAAGGAGCACAGGCTTAAGCAGATCGATGAGATGACAAGGTTTGCGGGCGCCTTTTCATGCCGCATGCTCTACCTTATAAATCACTTTGGAGACAGGGAAGATCATAAAGGCCCCTGCGGCATATGCGACTACTGTGCCCCTGTAAAGAGCGCTCATTCCTTAACCCGCATACCTGACAGGCTGGAGCAGGCATACATTGTTGATATTATGAGCCAGTTAAAATCAGCAGGGAGCCTCAGTACCGGGAGGTTGTATAGCTCTGTATGCCCGGGTGAAAACTATACAAGGAATAGTTTTGAAGAGCTGTTAAGGGCACTCTTAAAGGTCGGGCTTATTACATTAAGCGATGAGAGCTTTGATAAGGATGGAGAGACCATACATTATAAGAGGGCATCACTTACCCAGGAGGGTTACAGGTTTAACAGGGAGGATATTAAGACGCTTCAGGTAACATTAAATGTGCCCCAGGAAAAGAAGATGCCTTCACAGTTCAGGTTACGTAAACCGGGCAAAGAATCAAGGCCTGTGTCAAGGTCAGGTGGTGAAAATAGCGACCTTAATAACAGACTCAAGGCATGGCGTAACAGCCTTGCCAAAAAAAGGGGCCTCCCTGCATTCAGGATATTTTCCAATAATGTGCTTTACAACCTGTGCGCTGATCTACCCACAACAGAGGATGAGCTGCTCATGGTATCAGGTGTAGGGCCTTACTTTGCTGAGAAATATGGCAAAAAGGTGATTGAGATTATTAAGAATTACCTGAGAGAAAATGGTGATAGGGGATAAGGGACCGAGGGGTCGAGGGGTCAAGGGTTCGAGTGAAAAAATTGGCACAAAAAGATAAGAAAAATTTACAGGACCACATCAGATATTGTGAGATGGCAAAGACACTCGGGATGGAAAACGCCATCCTGATAATACCTGATGATATATTCTTTGATATCAGGGCGGTACTCAAGTGCCGTTGGGGGTGTGAGGATTTTCATAAACAGACCATAAAGTGCGGGACCCGGAATATATCATTTGAAGAGGGCATGCGCATGATAAAATCATACAAGAATATACTTTTGCTCCATGCCCATGACGCAACTGATCTGAGCAGGGCGATCCTTGAAATAGAAAGGGCTGCCTTTCTGGATGGTTATTATTTTGCCTTTGGGATCAGGCACTGCAGGCTGTGTAAAAACTGTGCGGTTGATGAGGGAAAGGATTGCCCCACACCTCAAAAGATAAGGCCATGCGATGAGAACCTCGGGATTGATATGTATAAAACCGCCAGAAACAAGGGGCTGCCCTGTAATGTGCTTAAGGATAAAGATGATGTGCAGAACAGGTATGGCTTTGTGCTTATTGATTGAGCGGCGAATAATTATTCGCCCTTACAGGTTGTTTGAAAAAACCGGTATAAAATACGTAGGGGCGAAAAAGTTCGCCCCTACAAATTGTAATAAAAATCCACAAAAACAAAAATCTATCTGTTAATCCAAAATGTTTGATTACAGCATATTCTCAGTACGGCTTATAAGGTCATTCTGGTTATCCAGCCCCAGCTCCACAAAATAGGCTGAATAGCCTGCAATACGCACAACAAGGTCTCGGTACTTCTGCGGGTCAGCCTGAGCCTCGCGCATGGTATCGCTACCAACAATATTATACTGGATCTCTGCGCCTCCCATATTAAAGTATGTCTGTGACATCATGCGGAGCTTACCGAGCCCCTCCTCATTGCTTACAGCAGTGGGATGTATCTTGAGATTCACACATACGCCATCCATAAACTTGCTGTGGTCATAGCAGAGCTCGCTCAAACATACCGCAGTTGGCCCCTTTTTATCACGGCCCTGTACAGGCGATGCAGCATCCGCTATGGGTTCCCCTGCCTTTCTGCCGTCAGGTGTTGCCCATGTTGTATACCCCTGGCCCACATGATCGGCAGCGCTGTAGAGCCCTGACTTATAGACCTTTGCTCGTTCGCTGGAACACTGCTGGCATACATCATAATATGTATCTATCACCCATTTCATCATCTCATCAGCGTACGGGTCTGCATTACCGAAGTGGGGCGCCTCGTTGATTACCCGCTGCCTTAACTCCTCATACCCCTCCCAGTTTTTAAGCACTGCATCCAGCATCTCTTTTCCGGTGCAGAGCTTTTTGTCAAAGACCATATACTTTATCGCATTTAGTGAATCGGCAATGGTTGCAAGCCCTGTTGCTGTACCGCCAAAGGAGTTGTATTTGCACCCGCCCCATGTGGCGTCCAGCCCCTTTTCCATGCACCCCTCCATGGATATGGAGAGCCCTGCCTCTGGGGCATTGTACTGGATGATATATTCAACATAATTATCTATGGTTACCTGAAGCTTCATCACATGCTCAAGCACCCGCCTGTATGCATTCTTAACATCCTCTATGGAATTCATCTCATAGAGGTAGCCTGTCTTAACGCTTGCCTGTTCATTATTAAAGGGGTTAATTCCATTATTGATTGCCATGTCAAGCACAACACCGTGATGTATGCTTGCGTATGGCGGCGAAGTGCCGTTGCATGCAGGGTAGTCATTACCCGCCCCAACAATCTCCTGGCACCCGATTATTACATAATCACGGGCATCTTCCAGTGTGAAACCCAGTTCCCTGACAATCCCGGGTATTATCACATCATCATTCTGGAACAGGGGCAGCCCACCGCACACCATGGATGTCCTTAATGCAAGGTCCCAGAGCTCCTGCGGTGTATCTTTATGTATCCTTAAGGAAATTGTGGGGTCATGAACCTTGAGCCTCGCTATTGAATCAAGCACCATGTATGTGATGGGGTTTGATGCATCCTTTCCTGTTATTGGGTCAATACCGCCTATGGTTGTGTGCTGGTATGTATTACCTACACCGACTATTGTAACAAGCTTTCCGAATCCCCCGCCATAAAAGCAGTTTGCCTTCAGGAAAAAGGCATCAAGATATTCCTGTGCCTGATCCATTGTGATGCGGCCTGCCTCAAGGTCTGCCTTAAGATATGGCCAGCAGTACTGGTCAAGCCTGCCAAAGGCCGGGCCGGGAAAGAGGGTCTCGGAATAGAGGTAAAGCTGGTACATCATGGTAAGCTGTAATGCCTCCCAGAATGTGCGGGCAGGGTTTTCAGCAATCCAGTTAAGCCCGTCACCCATCATCATGAGCTCATTTTTACGCGCCTCATCCTTACATGTCTCTGCCTTTTTATAACACTCCTCCCCATATCGTTTAATAAGTATTGTAAGGGCGTCGCAGGAGATAACAGCAGATTTATAGAAAAGATATTTTTTCGTCTTGTCACCCATGAGGTCGCCATTGTTTTCATCTATCCAGGTTTGGGCCTGTTTTCTGATGGCGCTGATCCCCATGTTGATCAGCTTTTTATAACCGGGGGAGAGGTGGCCTGACTGCATCATGATAAGCGGTGCGCCAGTAACATTCTTACTAACATTCAGCCTGCACAGCTCATCATATCCATCAGGCTGCCATGCGTCCGCTATCCTTGTGTAGGTGCGCTCGTTCCAGTAATCTGCAACACCCTTAAGCTTTTCCACATCCTCTGGCGATATGGTCATCTTGACGATATCCTCTTCAGGGTTGTGGTATAGGCCATCCTCTTCAAGGAGCCATGCGCCGGGCTGCGAGGGGTCATTTGAATAGATCTCTGTCTGAATCCCTGTCCATTCAGGGATAAATGTGCTACCCAGGAAATGCTCTCCCCTGTTTGCCACAATAACCTCAAAATCTTCCACCCTTATCTTTTTTTTCTTGCAGTAT from Desulfatiglans sp. includes these protein-coding regions:
- a CDS encoding ATP-dependent DNA helicase RecQ, with the protein product MTSKNQPPPEEQQPFDEAPPLMDDYYAPLPAWEQYDNSPLTKAINKDQSITGEKEKVKPYPVNPEAILKNVFHFDAFRPYQKSVCDAVISGKNLLLVMPTGSGKSLCYQLPGIARGGTTLVVSPLIALMEDQTASLRERGIRAERIHSGRARHESRDVCRKYLAGVLDFLFIAPERLSVPGFPEMLAKRKPVLIAVDEAHCISQWGHDFRPDYRLLGERLPLFMPAPVIAMTATATPRVQEDIVRQLNIPDARMHIHGFRRTNIAIEVIEIAPSERARKVRNILLDKAALPAIVYAPTRQKAEDLAEDLRDMLKVEPYHAGMAAEKRDRVQTGFLSGELDVIVATIAFGMGIDKPDIRTVIHTALPGTLEGYYQEIGRAGRDNKPSRAILLQSYADRHIHIFFHEKSYPMEGVLNRVFKKLTNERVPLERLRKELDMEEEEFDSAVEKLWVHGGAKVTAGDIIEKGKAGWNVSYMRQKEHRLKQIDEMTRFAGAFSCRMLYLINHFGDREDHKGPCGICDYCAPVKSAHSLTRIPDRLEQAYIVDIMSQLKSAGSLSTGRLYSSVCPGENYTRNSFEELLRALLKVGLITLSDESFDKDGETIHYKRASLTQEGYRFNREDIKTLQVTLNVPQEKKMPSQFRLRKPGKESRPVSRSGGENSDLNNRLKAWRNSLAKKRGLPAFRIFSNNVLYNLCADLPTTEDELLMVSGVGPYFAEKYGKKVIEIIKNYLRENGDRG
- a CDS encoding metal-binding protein, which produces MAKTLGMENAILIIPDDIFFDIRAVLKCRWGCEDFHKQTIKCGTRNISFEEGMRMIKSYKNILLLHAHDATDLSRAILEIERAAFLDGYYFAFGIRHCRLCKNCAVDEGKDCPTPQKIRPCDENLGIDMYKTARNKGLPCNVLKDKDDVQNRYGFVLID